A stretch of Lactuca sativa cultivar Salinas chromosome 6, Lsat_Salinas_v11, whole genome shotgun sequence DNA encodes these proteins:
- the LOC128126938 gene encoding uncharacterized protein LOC128126938, with protein MKPHEVIEDQIKLRAFPFSLQDSAKEWLYDLPPGSVTTWNELARMFLDKYFPEMRASALCREIIGIKQQKREALHTYWERFKKLCSRCPQHGITEYQLLQYFCEGMSSWDMRLLNASSGGSIADKNPTEIRVLIKNKAEESKHTVQEEEWYSDAPRGVKEISTPKIESQLSELTKVVMMLEKDKGVQPPTVRPCGICTQVGHPTDMCPILQEDVEPIQAMGFSSQQQGNFQPRSNPNWHQPNANFQPRTPPYQPRHPFQNQTHHQQSYQLHFQPTQPPHQSQFQPQNMHQGSSLSGSGMSLEDIVKSLATSTQTFQNETKASIKTLEQQMTQLATSVSKLESQGKLPAQTEKNPKHSACAITLRNGKEYESPKMVEEEEKIELEKEEEKSKTPSKQVPIEAKLTPPPFPSRLSKSKREREDNEIMEMFRKVEVNIHLIDVIKQVPRYAKFLKELCTSKKKLKGNEIVKVRENVSTVLQKRLPQKFKDPGVFMVPCKLGNLHVPRAMLDLGASINKTGVIIQLADRSLVHPKGVLEDLLVQVNELVFPADFYVLDMDDDDSPNLSSILLGRPFLKTARTKIDVYDGTLSMEFDGEVINFNIYDAMRYPSDISSLNFLDVIEPLTEECFELSNLDVLALILDRNLQKERVEKLANQFTIDKEIMEVVSCMDEKKKMRFDVPKLKIPISNEKLVPSIV; from the exons ATGAAGCCACATGAAGTTATAGAAGATCAAATCAagttaagggcattccccttttcttTACAAGATTCAGCTAAGGAGTGGTTGTATGACTTACCACCGGGGTCGGTCACAACATGGAATGAACTTGCAAGGATGTTTCTGGATAAATATTTTCCAGAAATGAGAGCTTCAGCTTTATGCAGAGAGATAATTGGTATCAAGCAACAAAAGAGAGAAGCCTTGCATACTTATTGGGAACGGTTCAAGAAATTATGCTCAAGATGTCCACAACATGGGATTACAGAATATCAGTTGTTGCAGTATTTTTGTGAAGGAATGTCATCTTGGGATATGAGATTACTCAATGCATCAAGTGGTGGATCTATAGCTGATAAGAATCCAACAGAAATCAGAGTTCTTATCAAGAACAAGGCAGAAGAGTCCAAGCATACAgtccaagaagaagaatggtacaGTGATGCACCAAGAGGAGTGAAAGAAATTTCTACCCCAAAAATTGAAAGTCAACTTTCTGAGTTGACTAAGGTAGTGATGATGCTTGAAAAGGACAAGGGCGTGCAACCACCAACAGTTAGACCTTGTGGTATTTGTACACAAGTTGGACATCCCACTGATATGTGCCCAATCTTACAAGAAGATGTAGAGCCAATTCAAGCTATGGGATTTTCAAGTCAACAACAAGGAAACTTCCAGCCAAGAAGCAATCCAAATTGGCATCAACCTAATGCCAATTTTCAGCCAAGAACACCACCTTATCAACCAAGACACCCATTTCAAAATCAAACGCATCACCAACAAAGTTATCAACTACATTTCCAGCCAACTCAACCCCCTCATCAATCTCAATTCCAacctcaaaacatgcatcaaggaAGTAGTTTAAGCGGATCAGGAATGTCTTTGGAAGACATTGTTAAGAGTTTAGCCACAAGTACTCAAACATTTCAAAATGAGACCAAGGCGAGCATCAAGACTTTGGAGCAACAAATGACTCAACTTGCCACTTCTGTGAGTAAATTGGAGTCACAAGGCAAACTACCCGCGCAAACCGAAAAGAATCCAAAACATAGTGCATGTGCCATCACtttgaggaatggaaaagaatatgAAAGTCCTAagatggttgaagaagaagaaaagatagagttagagaaagaagaagagaagTCAAAAACACCTTCCAAGCAAGTTCCTATTGAAGCAAAACTCACTCCTCCTCCATTTCCCTCAAGATTAAGCAAGTCAAAGCGTGAAAGGGAAGACAATGAAATCATGGAGATGTTCAGGAAGGTTGAGGTAAATATTCATCTTATTGATGTCATCAAACAAGTCCCTAGGTATGCTAAATTTCTTAAGGAATTATGTACATCCAAGAAAAAGTTGAAAGGGAATGAAATTGTTAAAGTAAGAGAAAATGTGTCTACAGTGTTACAAAAAAGACTACCTCAAAAATTTAAGGATCCGGGTGTTTTCATGGTTCCTTGCAAATTAGGTAATCTTCATGTTCCACGAGCTATGCTAGACCTTGGAGCTTCTATCAAT AAGACCGGGGTAATCATTCAATTGGCTGATAGATCTTTAGTACATCCCAAAGGTGTGCTAGAAGATTTGTTAGTCCAAGTGAATGAATTAGTGTTTCCAGCAGATTTTTATGTCCTTGACATGGATGATGATGACTCACCAAATTTGAGTTCAATTCTCCTAGGAAGACCCTTTTTGAAAACAGCCAGgacaaaaattgatgtttatgatGGTACATTGTCCATGGAATTTGATGGGGAGGTGATAAATTTCAATATTTATGATGCTATGAGATATCCAAGTGATATTTCATCTTTGAATTTTTTGGATGTCATTGAACCATTGACAGAGGAGTGTTTTGAGTTGTCTAATCTTGATGTGTTAGCTCTCATTTTAGACAggaatcttcaaaaggaaagaGTGGAAAAACTTGCCAATCAATTTACAattgataaagagattatggAAGTTGTGTCTTGCatggatgagaagaagaaaatgAGGTTTGATGTTCCAAAGCTGAAAATACCAATATCTAATGAGAAACTTGTTCCTTCTATTGTGTAG
- the LOC111914116 gene encoding protein ROOT INITIATION DEFECTIVE 3 — MEDEVVIASSSIEAGIGCWGLRSGAEHLRYRSCASPPHGLVSVAGRFLASSQLRDSSSSSGSVLFWSWNKPQVEVKSFPAEAINPLACNTDGTYIVGGGVSGHIYLWEVATGRLLKKWHGHYRPVTCLVFSNDQSLLISGSEDGTVRVWSLLMIFDEEGQQRVGHLYEYSFTGHALPVTDIVTGYGGSNAIILSSSLDRTCKIWSLARGTLLRNIVFPSIIDAVALDPGEHVFYAGGRDGKIYIAELNAQTTSNNHNNNNYGLHIIGTLSDQSKAICSLGFALDGYQLVVGSEDGMVRVWDTKTRNIIRVFKHAKGPVNNIVVMRQPAALYPRTAGNNNNNQGPMARRHVALPPPLEKYSSIDEHSELNAFITPRSNSYDAPTYTTLQSMNNQINELQQHGSSGASEMELERLKLDCKRSMQMVQQWKKMYQNLNQFCVGELLNGEADETNLML; from the exons ATGGAAGACGAAGTAGTCATCGCTTCTTCATCCATCGAAGCCGGAATCGGTTGCTGGGGCCTTCGTTCCGGTGCAGAACATCTCCGCTACCGCTCATGCGCCTCTCCTCCTCACGGCCTTGTATCCGTCGCTGGACGCTTCCTTGCTTCCTCCCAGCTCCGTGATTCTTCATCATCATCTGGTTCCGTTCTCTTCTGGTCGTGGAACAAG CCTCAGGTAGAAGTTAAGAGTTTTCCAGCTGAAGCAATCAATCCTCTTGCTTGCAATACTGATGGTACTTACATAGTAGGAGGAGGAGTTTCTGGTCATATTTACTTGTGGGAG GTTGCAACAGGTAGATTATTGAAGAAATGGCATGGCCATTATAGGCCTGTTACTTGCTTGGTCTTTTCTAATGATCAATCACTTTTGATTTCTGGATCCGAGGATGGAACTGTTCGAGTCTGGTCACTTCTGAT GATCTTTGATGAGGAAGGACAACAGAGAGTAGGACATCTGTATGAGTACAGTTTCACTGGTCATGCTTTACCTGTAACAGACATTGTTACAGGCTATGGAGGAtccaatgcaattatcttatctTCTTCTCTAGATCGTACTTGCAAG ATATGGAGCCTAGCTAGAGGGACATTGTTGAGAAATATTGTGTTCCCTTCAATAATTGATGCAGTTGCATTAGATCCAGGGGAACATGTTTTTTATGCTGGTGGGAGAGATGGGAAAATATACATTGCAGAACTCAATGCTCAAACCACATCCAACAatcacaataacaacaactatggtTTGCATATCATTGGCACATTATCTGATCAAAG TAAGGCGATATGCTCTTTGGGTTTTGCATTGGATGGATATCAATTGGTTGTTGGATCAGAGGATGGAATGGTTCGTGTTTGGGACACTAAAACTCGTAATATCATTCGTGTTTTTAAACATGCGAAAg GTCCTGTTAACAATATTGTTGTTATGCGACAACCAGCAGCGCTTTACCCTCGAACAGcaggaaataataataataatcagggTCCAATGGCAAGACGACACGTGGCGTTACCACCTCCACTTGAGAAATACTCTTCAATAGATGAACACTCAGAGCTTAATGCATTCATCACTCCTCGATCCAATTCGTATGATGCCCCCACCTACACCACTCTTCAATCTATGAACAACCAGATTAATGAGCTTCAG CAACATGGTTCTTCTGGAGCTTCTGAAATGGAACTGGAAAGACTAAAACTAGACTGCAAAAGATCCATGCAAATGGTCCAACAATGGAAGAAAATGTATCAAAATTTGAATCAATTTTGTGTTGGTGAGCTCTTAAATGGAGAAGCCGATGAAACCAACTTGATGCTCTAA
- the LOC111914117 gene encoding calcium uptake protein, mitochondrial, whose translation MSSLRRSTPSIHHQIRSISSTPPSLIATSITTAAPDSHNRNPSLLRWLSAVVAGTGVGISLYWCSPSVSSTYAVKSAMGFADWMTATADRFKELYDGQPLSSSSFFIGDALRRRIFFNYEKRLRMLSPPQKVFEYFASVRTTRGEILMTPGDLMRAIVPVFPPSESNLVRDGSLRGERRPGELHCAPSDFFMLFDVNNDGLISFKEYIFFVTLLSIPESSFSVAFKMFDIDNDGEIDREEFKKVMALMRGHNRQGAYQKGGNRTGFKVGGRLENGGLVNYFFGEDGNKRLQLENFVQFLRDLHHEMIWLEFSHYDFKSSGTISAKDFVLSMVASGDIRHMNRLLDRVDELDHESHLKDIRISFEEFKNFAELRKRLQPFSLALFSYGKINGFLTRNDFQRAASHVCGISLSENVIELIFHLFDANQDGHLCSDEFLRVMHRREREIAQRTKAGIMNPV comes from the exons ATGTCTTCTCTCAGGCGATCAACTCCCTCCATTCACCACCAAATCCGGTCAATATCCTCAACACCACCTTCTTTGATCGCTACATCAATCACCACCGCCGCCCCCGATTCTCATAACAGAAACCCTAGTTTACTGCGATGGCTTTCCGCCGTCGTCGCAGGCACTGGCGTCGGGATCTCTCTTTACTGGTGCTCGCCTTCTGTATCGTCGACATACGCGGTGAAATCAGCTATGGGCTTTGCTGATTGGATGACGGCAACTGCTGACAGATTTAAGGAATTGTACGACGGCCAGCCTCTGTCAAGTTCTAGTTTCTTCATCGGAG ATGCGTTGCGGAGAAGAATCTTCTTCAACTATGAGAAAAGATTGAGGATGTTAAGTCCTCCTCAAAAg GTGTTTGAATACTTTGCATCAGTCAGGACTACAAGAGGGGAAATTCTTATGACACCTGGCGATTTGATGCGTGCAATTGTTCCTGTATTCCCTCCTTCTGAGTCAAACCTTGTACGAGATGGATCTCTTAGAGGAGAAAGGCGTCCAGGAGAATTGCATTGTGCTCCTTCAGATTTTTTCATGCTTTTTGATGTCAACAATGATGGGCTCATATCTTTTAAAGA GTATATATTTTTTGTTACACTACTCAGCATACCAGAGTCCAGCTTTTCAGTCGCTTTTAAAATGTTTGACATCGACAATGATGG GGAGATAGATAGAGAAGAATTTAAAAAAGTGATGGCTTTAATGCGAGGTCATAATAGACAAGGGGCATATCAGAAGGGTGGAAATCGCACTGGATTTAAAGTTGGAGGTCGTTTAGAAAATGGAGGACTTGTTAACTACTTTTTTGGTGAAGATGGAAACAAACGCTTACAACTTGAAAATTTTGTTCAATTTCTACGGGATCTTCACCATGAA ATGATATGGTTGGAGTTTTCACATTATGATTTCAAATCAAGTGGGACAATATCAGCTAAGGATTTTGTGTTGTCAATGGTGGCATCGGGTGATATACGACATATGAACAGGTTGCTTGATCGTGTTGATGAATTGGATCATGAGTCTCACTTGAAAGACATACGGATTTCATTTGAGGAATTTAAAAACTTTGCTGAACTACGTAAAAGATTGCAGCCCTTTTCTCTTGCCCTTTTCAGCTACGGAAAAATCAATGGTTTTTTGACTAGGAATGATTTTCAACGAGCCGCTTCTCAT GTATGTGGGATATCGTTGAGTGAGAATGTAATTGAGCTGATTTTTCATTTATTTGATGCAAATCAAGATGGGCATTTATGTTCGGATGAGTTTTTAAGGGTTATGCATAGACGGGAAAGAGAAATAGCTCAACGCACAAAGGCCGGAATCATGAATCCGGTGTGA